The stretch of DNA GCAGTCCGAAGGTCAGGTTGGGCACGAAGTGGGCGTCCATGATGTCGACGTGGGCGCTATCGGCCGTCGCGATGCGCTGCAGCTCCCGCTGGAAGTTCGCGAAGTCGGCGGCGAGGATGCTGGGGTTGATGCGGATCGACACGCACTCGATCCTAGGGAAACCGCCCGGGCCGACCGGTCAGGCGCCGAGCGCGGCGATGCGCACGAAGTAGTCGGGTGCGCCGACCTGGCCGGACTTCAGGCACAGCTCCATGCCGTCGAAGGCCGAGTCGTCGCTCGAGACCCGACAGAGCGGCGCTCCCGGCGCGAGCGGCTGGATGATCCGCAGCGCGTCGATCGCGAGCGAGCGGGTGACGAACCCCGAGGTGTCTCCCCCGGCGACGACGAGTCGACGTGCCGCGACCTCGCGCACGAGCACACCGGCGATGCGGCCCAGCGCGGATGCGAGGGCGATTCCGTCGACGTCGCCGTCGCCGGTCTTCTTCGGCGTGTGCACCAGCACGTGACCGCCGCCTCGGTACGCCAGGGCGGCGCGGTGCACCACGTCGGTGATCGCCGCGTCGGCGTCGGCACCGGTGACCGCGTGCGGGTCGACGAGGACGTCGGCGAAGCCCTCCGCACGGGCGGCGGCGATCTGCGCGTCGGTCGCGGGTGACCGGGACCCGGCGATCACCAGCGTCTGCTCGATCCTGCCGGGCACGTCGACGGCGGGGCGGGCTGCGGGCGGCGCGGTGCGGGCGAGCGCGTACTCGACCCCCGAGGAGCCGATCACGGCGAGCACAGCGCCGTCGGCGGTGCGTCGATGCGCGAGCCTCAGCAGTTGGCGCCCGGCCTGCCGCTGGCTGGTGGCGTCGAGCACGTCGAGCAGCACGAGGTCGTCGTCGCCCTGCATCGCCGCGTCGGTCGCGGCGTCGGCGGTGTCGTCGTCGCTTTCGAGGGCGCGGATGTCGACGAGCCCTCCGCGCAGATCGGTCTGTCGTCCGAGGTGGACGAGGAGGTCGGCCTCGGTCATCGGGGTGGAGGGGTGCCGCATCATCGTCGGGTGGCGGTCGATGCGGTGCACGCGGCCGTCCGCCGTGGCGAAGAGCTGCCCGAACGCCGTGTACCGGCCGAGCTCCGGCACCCCGACGACCACCGGCACGGGCGCTGCCCCGAACGCGTCCCTCAGCAGTTCGGCCGCACGGCCGATGCTGCCGATGCGCGGCGACGAGTCGAACGTCGAGCAGACCTTGTAGTGGAACAGCGGGGCGCCGAGCGCGGCGATCCGTTCGAAGATCGGCGGGAGGGCCTCGTCCATTTCGTCGGGCGTCATGGCCCGGGCGATGCCGGCGACGCCGACGGCCAGCGCGTCGGGATGCTTCGCCAGCTGCTCGGTCGTCGGAGCCTCGAGGAAGAGCACGGTCGGCACGCCGGCGAGCTCGAGCGCCTCCATCACGTCGGTGGAGCCGGTGAAGTCGTCGCCGTAGAACGACAGGGCGAGATCCCGTCCGCCGCGCGGGCTGTCGGCCGCCCAGCCCTCTGCGCCGCTCATGCGGTCTTCTCCAGAAGGGCGATGAACATGCCGTCGGTTCCGTGTCGGTGCGGCCAGAGCTGCACGGCGTCGCCCGCTGCCGCCCGGGAGAGCGCACCGCCGGTGACCTCGTCGAGGACCGCCGGGGTGTCGAGGCTGCGCAGGCGGGGGTGGCGGGCGAGACCGTCGGCGACGACCTCGCGGGTCTCGGCGACGTGCGGCGAGCAGGTCACGTAGGCGAGGACGCCGCCCGGCTTCAGCGCGGCGACGGCGGCGTCGAAGAGCTCCCGCTGAAGGGGGACGAGCTGTTCGACGTCGGCCGGCTGCTTGCGCCAGCGCGCCTCGGGGCGGCGGCGGAGCGCGCCGAGGCCGGTGCACGGCGCGTCGAGCAGCACTCGGTCGAAAGTTTCGGGCTCGGCGGCGTATCGGCGACCGTCGCCCTCGACGACCTCGGGCTCCCCCGGCAGGGCGTCGAGCGCGCCGCGTACCAGGCGGGCACGGGCGGGCACGACCTCGTTCGCGGTCAGGTGCGCCCCGCCCGCGTGCGCCTCGGCGGCGAGCAGGGCGGCCTTGCCGCCGGGGCCCGCGCACATGTCGAGCCAGCGCTCCCCCGCCTCGATCGGACGGGCGCGGGAGAGGGCGAGCGCCGCGAGCTGCGA from Herbiconiux sp. L3-i23 encodes:
- a CDS encoding four-carbon acid sugar kinase family protein, whose translation is MSGAEGWAADSPRGGRDLALSFYGDDFTGSTDVMEALELAGVPTVLFLEAPTTEQLAKHPDALAVGVAGIARAMTPDEMDEALPPIFERIAALGAPLFHYKVCSTFDSSPRIGSIGRAAELLRDAFGAAPVPVVVGVPELGRYTAFGQLFATADGRVHRIDRHPTMMRHPSTPMTEADLLVHLGRQTDLRGGLVDIRALESDDDTADAATDAAMQGDDDLVLLDVLDATSQRQAGRQLLRLAHRRTADGAVLAVIGSSGVEYALARTAPPAARPAVDVPGRIEQTLVIAGSRSPATDAQIAAARAEGFADVLVDPHAVTGADADAAITDVVHRAALAYRGGGHVLVHTPKKTGDGDVDGIALASALGRIAGVLVREVAARRLVVAGGDTSGFVTRSLAIDALRIIQPLAPGAPLCRVSSDDSAFDGMELCLKSGQVGAPDYFVRIAALGA